The following are encoded together in the Mammaliicoccus vitulinus genome:
- a CDS encoding YtxH domain-containing protein has product MKFSRLAIGVGVGLVTGFTTAILNTDRSGDALKTDLKSTADGSKIQLSEIKDNAMEIKDYVLKTKDESQIAIQSLSEEIKTMINEFKADINPNIEQIQKNIENISNRGNEIQKEIQNTKLPFLKK; this is encoded by the coding sequence ATGAAATTTTCAAGATTAGCTATCGGTGTTGGTGTAGGACTTGTTACTGGTTTTACAACAGCAATATTAAATACAGATCGTTCAGGTGATGCTTTAAAGACAGATTTAAAATCCACTGCTGACGGTTCAAAAATTCAATTAAGCGAAATTAAAGATAATGCAATGGAAATTAAAGATTATGTATTAAAAACTAAAGATGAAAGCCAAATTGCCATTCAATCGTTAAGTGAAGAAATCAAAACGATGATTAATGAATTTAAAGCAGATATCAATCCGAATATCGAACAAATTCAGAAAAATATTGAGAATATAAGCAATCGTGGAAATGAAATCCAAAAAGAAATCCAAAATACGAAGCTTCCGTTTCTAAAAAAATAG